The following proteins are co-located in the Pedobacter frigiditerrae genome:
- a CDS encoding RagB/SusD family nutrient uptake outer membrane protein, producing the protein MKKIILFSAVVALVAISSCKKEYLETAPTDKVAAGDVFTSTTNANTVLNGIYRYMFERTTTTTSNAQGKPGVAGIMLAIDFMGEDLHQGAATWFTSTGEGNYVAPRTDTHASNIWVYRTFYRIIGNANAILDNIDEVPGLAADKNRIKAEALTLRAYAYSYLVQFYGKRYDALAKPNNQLAVPLLLKSTDSQKPRVSVEAVYTQINADLDAAIALNLTTKVSKSHADVWVAKGLKARVALTMGDYATAITYAKQIIDGNAYPLMDAAAYQSGFNNAPSLSEVMWAMMPNLEQGDTFGSFFAQIAYNANTTYQRGTPKRINSALYAQIPATDVRAKMWEPAPTATNFPLPATTFVRQPFMSRKYSVKTVGDPSLGDVPIMRTSEMYLILAEAYAKSAVPQTLLAQQALYTLNFKRNPNYVISTSTGATLINEILTYRRIELWGEGFRYLDLKRLNLPLDRTTANVPNFTAASVANFLQLPAGDVRWEWFIPRSEIDANPNIGPQNP; encoded by the coding sequence ATGAAAAAAATTATTTTATTTTCAGCTGTGGTAGCTTTAGTAGCTATTTCTAGTTGTAAAAAAGAGTATTTGGAAACCGCACCAACTGATAAAGTTGCTGCTGGAGATGTATTTACAAGTACTACTAATGCAAATACTGTATTAAATGGTATTTACAGATATATGTTCGAAAGAACAACAACTACCACAAGTAACGCACAAGGTAAGCCTGGTGTTGCTGGTATCATGTTGGCGATTGATTTTATGGGAGAAGATTTGCATCAAGGTGCTGCTACTTGGTTTACTTCTACTGGAGAGGGTAATTATGTGGCACCTAGGACTGATACCCATGCTTCTAACATTTGGGTATACAGAACTTTCTATAGAATTATAGGTAATGCAAATGCAATTCTTGATAACATCGATGAGGTTCCTGGTCTTGCTGCAGACAAAAATAGAATTAAGGCAGAAGCTTTAACATTAAGGGCTTATGCTTATTCTTATCTAGTTCAATTTTATGGAAAAAGATACGATGCACTTGCAAAGCCTAACAACCAATTAGCTGTTCCTTTATTGTTGAAATCTACTGATAGTCAAAAACCAAGGGTAAGTGTTGAGGCTGTTTATACTCAAATCAATGCAGATCTTGATGCAGCAATTGCTTTAAATCTTACAACAAAAGTAAGTAAGAGTCATGCTGACGTTTGGGTTGCTAAAGGTTTAAAAGCTAGGGTTGCTTTAACTATGGGCGACTATGCAACTGCAATTACATATGCAAAACAAATTATTGACGGTAACGCATATCCATTAATGGATGCAGCAGCCTATCAAAGTGGATTTAATAATGCACCATCTTTATCTGAAGTAATGTGGGCAATGATGCCTAATTTAGAACAAGGTGATACATTTGGTTCTTTCTTTGCTCAAATTGCATACAATGCAAATACAACTTATCAAAGAGGTACACCAAAAAGAATTAACTCTGCTTTATACGCTCAAATTCCAGCAACTGATGTAAGAGCTAAAATGTGGGAACCAGCACCAACAGCAACAAACTTCCCATTACCTGCAACTACATTTGTTAGACAGCCTTTTATGAGCAGAAAATATTCTGTTAAAACAGTTGGTGACCCATCTTTAGGAGATGTGCCAATTATGAGGACTTCAGAAATGTACTTAATCCTAGCTGAGGCCTATGCTAAATCTGCTGTGCCCCAAACATTGTTAGCTCAACAAGCATTATACACTTTGAATTTCAAAAGAAATCCAAACTATGTAATTTCTACAAGTACGGGTGCAACGTTGATTAATGAGATTTTAACTTATAGAAGGATTGAACTTTGGGGTGAAGGTTTCAGATATTTAGATTTGAAACGCTTAAATCTGCCATTAGATAGAACGACAGCAAATGTTCCTAACTTTACTGCTGCATCTGTAGCAAATTTCTTGCAATTACCAGCTGGAGATGTAAGATGGGAGTGGTTTATTCCTAGATCTGAGATTGATGCAAATCCAAATATTGGACCTCAAAATCCATAA
- the pdxH gene encoding pyridoxamine 5'-phosphate oxidase, which produces MELTKEMIQSLRQDYRSAELSEKDADKNPIKQFEKWFAAAMDAQLYEPNVMTLATADKSGKPNARIVLLKGFDENGFSFYTNYLSTKGKEIKKNPQACLVFFWAELERQVRIEGKIEKLSKEASEKYFHSRPIGSQIGAIVSPQSQIITDRQLLENKVEELTTQYEGKTIPKPAHWGGYIVKPTSIEFWQGRTSRLHDRIKYDLINGKWQTNRLAP; this is translated from the coding sequence ATGGAACTAACAAAAGAAATGATACAAAGTTTGCGACAAGACTATCGATCTGCAGAGTTAAGCGAAAAGGATGCAGATAAAAACCCAATTAAACAATTCGAAAAGTGGTTTGCTGCAGCAATGGATGCTCAATTATATGAGCCAAATGTAATGACTTTGGCAACTGCTGATAAATCTGGCAAACCTAATGCCCGTATCGTTTTGTTAAAAGGATTTGATGAAAATGGTTTCAGTTTCTACACCAATTACTTAAGTACAAAAGGCAAAGAGATTAAGAAAAACCCACAAGCTTGTTTAGTTTTCTTTTGGGCAGAGCTAGAAAGACAAGTTCGTATTGAAGGTAAGATTGAGAAATTATCTAAAGAAGCTTCAGAAAAATATTTCCATTCTAGACCAATTGGCAGTCAAATCGGCGCAATAGTTTCTCCTCAAAGTCAAATTATAACTGATAGGCAACTATTAGAAAACAAGGTAGAAGAATTAACTACTCAATATGAAGGTAAAACAATTCCAAAACCAGCGCATTGGGGCGGATACATTGTTAAACCAACGTCTATAGAGTTTTGGCAAGGCAGAACAAGCCGTTTACATGATAGAATTAAATATGATTTGATTAACGGTAAATGGCAGACGAATAGATTAGCGCCTTAA
- a CDS encoding YqgE/AlgH family protein gives MLSKVIPSTGKLLISEPFLNDPNFKRSVVLMAEHSEEGTLGFILNHPSQFLLKDLVPDLWEADFPVFIGGPVEVDTIHFIHRCYDKLNSGEEIAKGIYWGGNFETLKILVNNNSISTDEVKFFLGYSGWGIDQLTEEINENTWIVSDQFHQDVVFSHNEEELWREVIINLGPKYAHVSNFPIDPSLN, from the coding sequence ATGTTAAGCAAAGTAATACCTTCTACCGGAAAACTACTGATATCAGAGCCGTTTTTGAATGACCCAAATTTTAAACGTTCGGTTGTTTTAATGGCAGAACACAGTGAGGAAGGTACTTTAGGTTTTATTTTAAATCATCCAAGCCAGTTTTTATTAAAGGATTTGGTTCCCGATTTATGGGAAGCAGATTTCCCTGTTTTTATTGGCGGACCAGTAGAAGTGGATACCATCCATTTTATTCATCGTTGTTATGATAAATTAAACAGTGGAGAAGAAATCGCAAAAGGAATTTACTGGGGTGGAAACTTTGAAACACTTAAAATATTGGTGAACAATAATAGCATTTCAACTGATGAAGTAAAGTTTTTTCTAGGTTATTCTGGTTGGGGTATAGATCAACTGACTGAAGAGATCAATGAAAATACTTGGATAGTTTCCGACCAGTTCCATCAAGATGTTGTCTTTTCACACAATGAAGAAGAACTTTGGAGAGAAGTTATCATCAACTTGGGTCCAAAGTACGCTCACGTTAGTAATTTCCCTATTGATCCGAGTTTGAATTAG